In the Flagellimonas sp. MMG031 genome, one interval contains:
- a CDS encoding metalloregulator ArsR/SmtB family transcription factor encodes MALELSCTRAEADQKQLMRCRETLRMSSNSINTIGKVLALAGNETRLKILFLLNKEGELCPCDFSDILEMTVPAISQHIRKMKDAGLITSRREGQTLYYSLVKGQSEVLEGIFSRLQENKKVA; translated from the coding sequence ATGGCCCTTGAATTAAGTTGCACCCGCGCCGAGGCGGACCAAAAGCAGTTGATGCGCTGTCGCGAGACACTACGGATGAGTTCGAATTCAATCAACACTATTGGTAAGGTACTGGCCCTAGCAGGAAATGAGACCAGATTGAAGATTCTTTTCCTGCTGAACAAGGAAGGTGAGCTCTGCCCTTGTGATTTTTCAGATATACTGGAAATGACCGTACCCGCAATTTCGCAGCATATCCGTAAGATGAAGGATGCTGGTCTAATTACCTCCAGACGGGAAGGCCAAACCTTGTATTACTCACTGGTAAAAGGCCAAAGCGAGGTGTTGGAAGGCATCTTCAGCAGGCTTCAGGAAAACAAAAAAGTTGCATAG
- the merTP gene encoding mercuric transport protein MerTP, producing MNIERSSYSAMFTGVFTAITASLCCITPVLALIAGTSGMASTFAWLEAFRPFFIGLTVLVLGFAWYQKLKSKSQQEIDCACENDVKPSFLQSKRFLLFVTLFAGLMLAFPYFSGLFYAQPTKEIIYVPQDNMVDITFTVEGMTCSGCENHIENEVNKLDGIVSVKASYEKSNTTVKYDRTKVTEQRIIKAINNTGYKVSE from the coding sequence ATGAACATAGAAAGATCATCATATTCAGCAATGTTCACTGGAGTTTTTACAGCGATCACAGCCTCATTATGCTGCATCACACCTGTGCTTGCATTGATTGCGGGCACCAGCGGAATGGCATCTACCTTTGCATGGCTGGAAGCTTTCAGACCATTTTTTATAGGCCTGACCGTATTGGTACTTGGATTTGCCTGGTACCAGAAGCTAAAGTCAAAATCGCAGCAAGAAATTGATTGTGCCTGTGAAAATGATGTAAAACCTTCCTTTCTACAATCAAAAAGGTTCCTGCTATTTGTTACCCTCTTTGCGGGACTGATGCTGGCATTTCCATATTTCTCAGGGCTTTTTTATGCCCAACCGACCAAGGAAATCATATATGTGCCCCAGGACAACATGGTAGATATAACCTTTACAGTGGAAGGAATGACCTGTTCCGGCTGCGAAAACCACATTGAGAACGAGGTCAACAAATTGGACGGTATCGTTTCAGTAAAAGCAAGCTATGAAAAAAGCAATACTACAGTTAAATATGACCGTACCAAAGTTACGGAGCAACGAATCATAAAGGCCATCAACAATACGGGCTATAAGGTTTCCGAATAA
- a CDS encoding GDCCVxC domain-containing (seleno)protein, with product MDTKILSTITCPKCGYQEEEEMPTDACQYFYECKNCHEVIRPKEGDCCVFCSYGSVACPPIQNKSSCC from the coding sequence ATGGATACAAAAATATTATCTACCATTACCTGTCCCAAATGTGGGTACCAAGAAGAGGAAGAAATGCCAACCGATGCTTGCCAGTACTTTTATGAATGTAAAAACTGTCACGAAGTAATTCGACCTAAAGAAGGCGATTGCTGTGTTTTTTGTTCCTATGGCTCTGTCGCCTGTCCACCCATACAGAATAAATCTTCCTGTTGTTGA
- a CDS encoding metal-sensing transcriptional repressor, with the protein MIPKDLSQDIKTRLQSINGQVNGLVRLLDESSDPEKILVQFKAVKNALDKAHHLLLDETYRKTLAIKISETVEACPGNCGNEERIEFIRKQFPDLELDSLTEKMKEIDALKAKLENHKNA; encoded by the coding sequence ATGATACCAAAAGATTTAAGCCAGGACATCAAAACAAGACTTCAAAGCATCAATGGACAGGTAAACGGTTTGGTCAGGTTATTGGACGAAAGTTCCGACCCCGAGAAGATTTTGGTACAGTTCAAAGCAGTGAAGAACGCCTTGGACAAGGCACATCACCTGCTCCTCGATGAGACCTATCGAAAGACCCTCGCCATCAAGATATCCGAGACTGTCGAGGCCTGTCCAGGAAATTGCGGCAATGAAGAACGTATCGAATTTATACGAAAGCAATTTCCAGATTTGGAATTGGACAGCCTAACGGAAAAGATGAAGGAAATAGATGCGCTCAAGGCCAAACTCGAAAACCACAAAAATGCTTGA
- a CDS encoding thioredoxin family protein, whose product MKRQVEVFTANCPVCDPVVKKIKELACDTCEVTTYDLVRQCEDKTCLDKLDEYGIKKVPAVVVNGELLECCKDSAITEMELVEAGIGQS is encoded by the coding sequence ATGAAACGTCAAGTAGAAGTATTTACGGCCAATTGTCCGGTCTGTGACCCCGTGGTCAAAAAGATAAAGGAACTGGCCTGCGATACATGTGAGGTAACGACCTATGATCTGGTCAGGCAATGTGAGGACAAGACCTGTCTTGATAAGTTGGATGAATACGGCATCAAGAAAGTGCCTGCTGTGGTCGTGAACGGTGAGCTCTTGGAATGCTGTAAGGATTCGGCCATTACCGAAATGGAATTGGTGGAAGCAGGAATTGGGCAGTCATAA
- a CDS encoding heavy metal-associated domain-containing protein, with amino-acid sequence MKNIKMMALIGILGIGTISGQIARVDQEVYGMDCAPCAYGLERGLKKMDGLQEVRVSLNDGKAYLGLAEKNDLTLRSIQEEVKKNGFSAKKAEVVLMGNATKEDGQWYIETDNERFAVSQDTSIELVQKLAVGRTTLSGTVQDEDDDNLSDQWEIILSKIE; translated from the coding sequence ATGAAAAACATCAAAATGATGGCCCTGATCGGTATTCTTGGAATAGGCACGATAAGCGGCCAAATCGCCAGGGTTGACCAAGAAGTCTATGGAATGGACTGCGCGCCCTGTGCCTATGGATTGGAACGCGGGTTGAAAAAGATGGACGGGCTTCAGGAGGTTCGCGTCAGCCTGAACGATGGAAAAGCGTATTTGGGATTGGCCGAAAAAAATGACCTTACCTTACGTAGCATTCAGGAAGAGGTCAAAAAGAACGGTTTTTCGGCAAAGAAAGCCGAAGTGGTTCTAATGGGTAACGCAACGAAAGAGGATGGCCAATGGTACATCGAGACCGATAACGAACGGTTTGCGGTATCGCAGGATACATCTATCGAATTGGTTCAAAAATTGGCGGTGGGCAGGACAACGCTAAGTGGCACGGTACAGGATGAAGATGATGATAATCTCTCGGACCAATGGGAGATCATACTGTCCAAAATAGAATAG
- a CDS encoding NHL repeat-containing protein codes for MNIRPAHIIQVVFLLSLMSSCEQPEKQWQFERKIMLPEEARPLALAKDGDAIWFSDPDYFRLYKIDRDGELLDSITGIQRPMNIHTDNGTLFIPEFLTDTIWQYRDDKRWPLKLSKRPQAPAGVSIYGDTVLVADFYNHRIIVQTPNECFTIGRQGHKDGELYYPLDVKMKDNRIYVADAYNSRIQVFGFDGTHLKTIGGNEKMNVASGIAMGGREFAITDQENGRVLIYSFDGSLRQVLTESIKYPTDVQFDGEYLYSTNFKENAILIWSRK; via the coding sequence ATGAATATTAGACCCGCACATATTATTCAGGTTGTTTTTTTACTGTCCCTTATGTCAAGTTGTGAGCAGCCCGAGAAACAATGGCAGTTCGAACGGAAGATCATGCTGCCCGAGGAAGCCCGACCCTTGGCTTTGGCCAAAGATGGTGATGCGATATGGTTTTCCGATCCTGATTATTTTAGGCTTTACAAGATCGACCGGGACGGAGAGCTGTTGGATTCGATTACTGGTATCCAGCGACCAATGAACATCCATACTGACAATGGCACCCTGTTTATTCCCGAATTTTTGACGGACACCATCTGGCAATATAGAGATGACAAAAGATGGCCTTTGAAACTATCCAAAAGACCACAGGCCCCAGCAGGGGTTTCCATTTACGGAGATACAGTTCTTGTAGCCGATTTTTATAACCACCGAATCATCGTACAGACACCGAATGAATGCTTCACTATTGGTAGGCAGGGGCACAAAGATGGGGAGCTGTACTATCCGTTAGACGTAAAGATGAAGGATAACAGGATATATGTGGCCGATGCGTACAACAGCAGAATACAGGTCTTCGGGTTCGATGGAACACACCTAAAAACCATTGGTGGAAATGAAAAAATGAACGTCGCTTCCGGTATTGCAATGGGGGGAAGGGAGTTCGCAATTACCGACCAAGAAAATGGCCGGGTGTTGATTTACAGCTTTGATGGATCATTGCGGCAAGTCTTGACCGAAAGCATCAAGTATCCAACGGATGTGCAATTCGACGGGGAATACCTATACAGCACGAATTTTAAGGAGAACGCAATTTTAATCTGGTCAAGAAAATAG
- a CDS encoding DUF4382 domain-containing protein, translated as MKTLLKNLGIIFGTMLLIVSCSDNNENDNVEKESYQTTLKMTDAPIDNANVEAVFITVSDVKVDGNSIEGFSKTTFDLSALVNGQTKTLGNLQMEAGTYSNIELVLDYANDMNGNSPGCYVEMADGTKDRIEASSNTVDITDSFEVFATNTNEIIIDFDLRKTIKEEQGTLESDFDFVTLSELSAGIRTVNKEATGEISGTVNDSQDTSDKIVVYAYEKGTYNAEVETQGQGESSIRFANAVTSAEVGGINNSYSLNFLAEGEYELIFASYTQDGTEFYFNSQLEVESTTGLDLGAINITSALQLSANVTVTGTASL; from the coding sequence ATGAAGACCCTTTTGAAAAACTTGGGAATTATCTTTGGAACAATGCTTTTGATAGTATCCTGTAGTGACAACAATGAAAATGACAATGTAGAGAAGGAATCTTATCAAACAACCCTTAAAATGACCGATGCACCCATTGACAATGCGAACGTGGAAGCGGTGTTCATCACGGTCTCCGATGTAAAGGTGGACGGAAACTCCATTGAGGGGTTCTCCAAGACCACTTTTGACCTTTCGGCCTTGGTCAACGGCCAGACGAAGACCTTGGGCAATCTCCAAATGGAGGCAGGGACCTATTCCAACATTGAATTGGTCCTGGACTATGCCAATGACATGAACGGCAACAGTCCCGGATGTTATGTGGAAATGGCCGATGGGACCAAGGACAGGATAGAGGCCTCTTCCAATACTGTGGACATCACGGATTCCTTTGAGGTCTTTGCCACCAATACCAATGAGATCATCATCGATTTCGACCTGCGAAAGACCATAAAGGAAGAACAGGGGACCTTGGAATCGGACTTTGATTTCGTGACGCTTTCTGAGCTTTCCGCAGGTATTCGGACCGTAAACAAAGAAGCGACGGGAGAGATTTCGGGTACGGTCAACGATTCCCAAGATACTTCCGATAAAATTGTGGTGTATGCCTATGAAAAGGGCACATACAATGCCGAAGTGGAGACCCAGGGCCAGGGCGAGAGCAGTATCAGGTTCGCCAATGCCGTGACCAGTGCTGAAGTGGGCGGAATCAACAACTCCTATAGCCTTAACTTTTTGGCCGAAGGGGAGTATGAACTCATCTTTGCTTCCTATACCCAAGATGGTACTGAGTTTTATTTCAACTCACAATTGGAAGTGGAGTCCACCACAGGTCTCGACCTGGGGGCCATCAATATCACATCGGCCCTACAGTTGAGCGCCAATGTCACCGTGACCGGGACCGCTTCGCTATAG
- a CDS encoding membrane metalloprotease, whose translation MELHVRKRFCSICLMGLLGILGLGCSADSGQADDGNGLNDTMDVSQNRKSVGDSAADLLDGSRFPALHLEIFYVEGLKPSATTLDNFESFLMERLHKPDGVTIALTEISSSGQAVYSITDIRNLEDDIRTAYNQEGILKVFGLFIDGEYSENTENGSVLGVAYRNTSFVIFADTIREFSGQPLAPSTTVLETTVLDHEFGHLLGLVNAGTPLQSTHQDETHGKHCTTEDCLMYWTAETGEGLINMISGGTIPGLDAACLADLQANGGK comes from the coding sequence ATGGAATTACATGTAAGAAAAAGATTTTGTTCCATTTGTTTAATGGGATTGCTTGGTATTTTGGGTCTTGGCTGCAGTGCCGACTCGGGACAAGCGGATGATGGAAATGGATTGAACGACACAATGGATGTTTCACAGAACCGTAAGTCCGTCGGGGATTCGGCCGCAGATCTGTTGGATGGTTCCCGTTTTCCAGCACTGCACCTTGAAATATTCTATGTGGAAGGTCTAAAGCCCAGTGCAACAACCTTGGACAATTTTGAGTCCTTCTTGATGGAACGGCTCCATAAACCCGATGGGGTTACCATTGCGCTTACAGAGATTTCATCCTCGGGGCAGGCCGTTTATTCCATTACGGATATCAGGAACTTGGAGGATGATATACGTACAGCCTATAACCAAGAGGGTATCCTAAAGGTTTTTGGCCTTTTTATTGATGGGGAATATTCCGAGAACACGGAAAACGGTTCCGTATTGGGGGTAGCCTACAGGAACACCTCCTTTGTCATCTTTGCAGATACCATCCGGGAATTTAGCGGACAACCCTTGGCCCCGAGCACTACGGTTCTGGAGACCACGGTCCTTGACCATGAGTTTGGACATCTATTGGGATTGGTAAATGCCGGTACCCCATTGCAAAGTACGCATCAGGATGAGACACACGGAAAGCATTGTACCACTGAGGATTGTCTGATGTATTGGACAGCGGAAACCGGTGAGGGGCTCATCAATATGATTAGTGGCGGCACCATTCCAGGATTGGATGCAGCCTGTTTGGCAGATTTACAGGCCAATGGTGGCAAATAA
- a CDS encoding ParB/RepB/Spo0J family partition protein produces MEAQTKQRATRKGNAKQSSKVKRPTPQKERNAVPQIQMLEIGSVSPDPTQPRKTFDEQSLHHLAQSIAEHGVLQPITVRKSDDGYIIVMGERRFRASRLAGLSTIPAMVRNYVDTEVLEVQIIENLQRKDVEPTEEAEAIQFLLDRYEPNEIAKRLGRSENYIRQRIKLAGLIEGFRVFVRNGEMTISLGVAVALFEPGEQQMMLESLEGEYQGHRIKRMIESRTFDLTKACFDVTDKTLVPKAGACVVCPFNAANQGNLFGEGKMVCTRTSCFENKKTKTFMQLLKRVKKEGLKLVPNISKYWVDEEHNQWVMAQMEKEGLEVHLTNELEILKEPLEPTMKSIKEEHRHYEYTEEELAEFLDEALESFTEEKEAWDKAVENGFEKGILLETDTYLTQSIFVKVREETNNGSSGAKSLEERKMAECSPEEQIIKIHARELRKKQIENNHQFKEVVDMIRETDYINRNKPLTTDEMVAISISLFENNIGYYSQREHFEGFIGEDSKLSREELVARFKQNFKKETFYKLIRFLLTRQVHLGESNHTNDLTNQSFYVAMLSFYKKKISAIEETYAESRQKREARIKERIIVLERQAKAIED; encoded by the coding sequence ATGGAAGCACAAACAAAACAAAGAGCGACACGCAAGGGAAACGCCAAGCAATCATCAAAAGTAAAGCGACCCACACCGCAGAAGGAACGGAATGCTGTTCCACAAATCCAGATGTTGGAAATCGGTTCGGTTTCTCCAGATCCGACACAACCCCGAAAGACCTTTGATGAGCAAAGTCTCCATCATTTGGCACAGAGCATTGCCGAACATGGGGTGTTACAGCCGATCACGGTACGAAAATCAGATGATGGCTATATCATCGTCATGGGGGAACGTCGGTTCCGTGCCAGTAGATTGGCAGGATTGTCCACTATCCCTGCCATGGTAAGGAACTATGTCGATACGGAAGTTCTGGAAGTGCAGATCATTGAGAACCTGCAACGGAAGGATGTGGAACCCACAGAGGAGGCAGAGGCCATCCAGTTTCTGTTGGACCGCTACGAACCGAACGAGATTGCCAAACGGTTGGGTCGTTCCGAGAACTATATCCGCCAGCGCATCAAACTAGCAGGCTTGATCGAAGGGTTTAGGGTCTTTGTCCGAAATGGGGAAATGACCATTTCCCTTGGGGTGGCAGTGGCCCTTTTTGAACCTGGGGAACAACAGATGATGCTAGAAAGCCTTGAAGGAGAATACCAAGGGCATCGGATCAAACGGATGATTGAAAGCCGGACCTTTGACCTGACCAAAGCCTGCTTTGATGTAACGGACAAAACTTTGGTGCCCAAAGCAGGGGCATGTGTTGTCTGTCCCTTCAATGCCGCTAACCAAGGTAACTTGTTCGGGGAAGGGAAGATGGTCTGTACCCGGACATCCTGTTTTGAGAACAAAAAGACCAAGACATTTATGCAACTCTTGAAAAGGGTGAAAAAGGAGGGACTGAAACTGGTACCCAACATCAGCAAATATTGGGTGGATGAGGAACACAACCAATGGGTCATGGCCCAAATGGAAAAAGAAGGTCTTGAGGTACATTTGACCAATGAACTGGAAATTTTAAAGGAGCCTCTTGAGCCTACCATGAAAAGCATTAAAGAAGAGCACCGGCACTATGAATACACCGAGGAAGAATTGGCTGAATTCCTTGACGAAGCTTTGGAATCCTTCACCGAGGAAAAGGAGGCATGGGACAAGGCCGTGGAAAATGGATTTGAAAAGGGTATTCTACTGGAAACGGATACCTACTTGACACAGTCCATTTTTGTAAAGGTCAGGGAAGAAACCAATAATGGAAGTTCAGGTGCCAAGTCCTTGGAGGAACGGAAGATGGCCGAATGTTCCCCAGAGGAACAGATCATCAAGATTCATGCACGGGAACTTAGGAAAAAACAGATCGAGAACAACCACCAGTTCAAGGAAGTGGTGGATATGATCCGGGAAACGGATTACATCAATAGGAACAAACCTTTGACCACGGATGAAATGGTGGCCATCTCCATCTCACTGTTCGAGAACAACATTGGATATTATAGTCAAAGGGAACATTTTGAGGGGTTCATTGGGGAGGATTCCAAATTGTCCCGAGAGGAGCTGGTGGCCCGGTTCAAACAAAACTTCAAGAAAGAGACCTTCTATAAACTGATACGGTTTTTGTTGACCCGGCAGGTACACCTTGGGGAAAGCAACCATACCAATGACCTGACCAACCAATCTTTCTATGTGGCGATGCTATCCTTTTACAAAAAAAAGATCTCGGCCATTGAAGAAACATATGCAGAAAGTCGTCAAAAGCGTGAAGCAAGGATCAAGGAAAGGATTATAGTTCTGGAACGGCAGGCCAAGGCAATTGAGGATTAA
- a CDS encoding DUF6088 family protein, producing MPIPTEKLIKNSISNHKRGKIFFPKNFSKFGTSEAIRQALKRLEDKGFLIRLAQGIYLYPKEHKLLGTLYPSLEEIAKAISKRDKARIIPTGIQALNQLGLSTQVPLNLVYLTDGTSRTISVGENTIKFKKASPKILAVKSETNILIMQALRQLGKHNIDDKTLEKINMILQKVDRESIVHDMKLAPVWISEIMQNSLSKREPT from the coding sequence ATGCCCATACCCACTGAAAAACTTATAAAAAATTCAATTTCGAACCATAAGCGTGGAAAAATTTTTTTCCCGAAAAACTTTTCCAAATTCGGTACATCTGAAGCGATAAGGCAAGCATTGAAAAGGTTAGAGGACAAAGGTTTTTTGATCCGATTGGCCCAAGGCATTTATCTATATCCCAAAGAACACAAGCTACTTGGGACGTTATATCCGTCTTTGGAAGAAATTGCCAAAGCAATCTCTAAAAGGGATAAGGCCAGAATTATTCCCACTGGGATTCAGGCACTCAACCAACTGGGGCTTTCCACACAGGTACCTTTGAATTTAGTTTACTTGACGGACGGAACTTCCCGTACCATATCCGTTGGGGAAAATACAATAAAGTTTAAAAAGGCTTCCCCTAAAATTCTAGCCGTCAAGAGTGAGACCAATATTCTTATCATGCAAGCCCTGCGCCAATTGGGCAAACACAATATAGATGACAAAACCTTGGAGAAAATAAATATGATACTCCAAAAGGTTGATAGAGAATCAATAGTTCATGATATGAAGCTAGCTCCTGTTTGGATTTCTGAAATTATGCAAAATTCACTATCAAAAAGGGAACCGACATGA
- a CDS encoding nucleotidyl transferase AbiEii/AbiGii toxin family protein — translation MKEWFDLSEQDRREVIVQTSILKGLPQAAIEKDWWVVAVLRTLFETKYSNHLVFKGGTSLSKAWRLIERFSEDIDLGMDKSFFEFEGDLSRKQVKKLRKASCKFVSEILPQDLEDKLHEMGIKDFTIHVRDFEESDTDPLAIEIRYKSLVDKVPYLEPRILVEISSRSLRGPFENREVISFIGEMYKGLSFADKAVYIPTVLPQRTFLEKLFLLHEEFQKPKERGPIRGHRMTRHLYDVSRMMDTGFGESAIKDKALYDKIVAHREVYARISWIDYSKHGYKTLNFIPPEEVMAEWEEDYAEMKESMFYGKTESFQDLINKLTGLRDRFNSA, via the coding sequence ATGAAGGAATGGTTTGATTTATCCGAACAGGACAGAAGAGAAGTGATTGTTCAAACAAGTATTTTAAAAGGCCTTCCACAGGCGGCCATAGAAAAGGATTGGTGGGTGGTCGCTGTCCTTCGCACCCTATTCGAAACCAAATATTCAAACCATCTGGTTTTCAAAGGAGGTACATCCTTGAGCAAGGCATGGAGACTTATTGAGCGCTTTTCGGAGGACATAGATCTGGGTATGGATAAATCCTTTTTTGAATTTGAGGGAGATCTTTCCCGAAAACAGGTTAAAAAACTTAGAAAGGCATCATGCAAGTTTGTGAGCGAGATACTGCCACAAGATTTAGAGGATAAGCTTCATGAAATGGGCATCAAGGATTTTACCATCCATGTCCGCGATTTTGAAGAATCAGATACTGATCCCTTGGCCATTGAAATCCGCTATAAGTCATTGGTCGACAAGGTTCCCTATTTAGAACCCAGAATACTGGTTGAAATAAGCTCCAGGTCACTTCGGGGACCCTTTGAAAATAGAGAGGTTATATCGTTTATTGGGGAAATGTACAAAGGCCTATCCTTTGCTGATAAAGCCGTTTATATACCCACAGTTTTGCCTCAACGCACATTTTTGGAAAAACTGTTCCTATTGCATGAGGAATTTCAGAAACCAAAAGAACGGGGACCAATAAGAGGTCATCGAATGACAAGGCATTTATATGATGTATCCAGAATGATGGATACAGGATTTGGGGAATCGGCAATAAAGGACAAAGCATTGTACGACAAAATTGTGGCACACCGAGAAGTATATGCACGAATATCTTGGATCGATTATTCAAAGCATGGTTATAAAACTTTGAATTTCATTCCACCTGAAGAAGTTATGGCAGAATGGGAAGAAGATTATGCGGAGATGAAAGAGAGCATGTTCTATGGTAAAACGGAAAGCTTTCAAGATTTAATCAACAAGCTAACCGGCTTGAGAGATAGGTTTAATTCAGCCTAG
- a CDS encoding site-specific integrase has protein sequence MNTSNAFSISFWLKKSGRKKDGRFPIYVRIRCKGKNADLSVHRSTFEERWCPVLGKMDHRASESVVVNKYLDDVRAKLLECHRQLCAESNFITAQSIKLRYLGKDKVMLTLLDLLEYNRTYELPKLAKGTVKNYSSTETYLKCFIAKKYRVPDIGLASIDYAFLIEFENFLRNCEPIKSFQTLNNNGIMKHMLRFKKLVTMAYKFDCIPKNPFNLYKVKMEDYDSAFLEEEEILALGQLKFEEKGMELVRDIFLFACYTGLSYIEIKLLKPNGIVSGIDGELWIDVKRQKTKTEVKVPLLTKAKKILEKYADFPKNEDIVLPVYSNQKVNQYLKIIAQRANIDKHLTFHVARHTFATTITLMNDVPIETVSKLLGHTKLSTTQKYARVVEKKISKDMAQLKNILDESSHKIQDNSGVPNLRIVR, from the coding sequence ATGAATACCTCTAACGCCTTCAGTATCAGTTTTTGGCTGAAAAAATCAGGAAGAAAAAAAGATGGACGTTTTCCAATTTATGTCCGAATCAGATGTAAAGGAAAAAATGCAGATCTCAGTGTCCATCGATCAACTTTTGAAGAACGATGGTGTCCTGTTTTGGGAAAAATGGACCATAGGGCCAGTGAATCCGTTGTTGTCAACAAATATTTGGACGACGTCCGGGCAAAATTGCTGGAATGCCACCGACAACTCTGTGCGGAGAGCAACTTTATAACGGCACAATCCATCAAGCTTAGATATCTGGGGAAGGACAAGGTGATGCTCACCCTATTGGACCTTTTGGAGTATAACCGAACCTATGAGTTGCCCAAACTGGCCAAAGGGACAGTCAAGAACTATTCTTCTACAGAGACCTACCTGAAATGTTTCATTGCCAAAAAATATCGGGTGCCCGATATTGGGTTGGCCTCCATTGACTATGCCTTTTTGATTGAATTTGAAAACTTCCTGCGGAACTGCGAACCCATCAAGTCGTTCCAAACATTGAACAACAATGGCATCATGAAACATATGCTACGGTTCAAGAAATTGGTGACCATGGCCTATAAATTTGATTGCATCCCCAAGAATCCCTTCAACCTCTATAAAGTGAAAATGGAGGATTATGACAGTGCTTTTCTGGAAGAGGAGGAAATCTTGGCACTGGGCCAATTGAAATTCGAGGAAAAGGGGATGGAACTGGTCCGCGATATTTTCCTTTTTGCATGCTATACTGGACTGAGCTACATTGAGATCAAACTTCTCAAACCCAACGGTATCGTATCCGGCATCGATGGGGAACTATGGATCGATGTAAAGCGCCAAAAGACCAAGACCGAAGTCAAGGTCCCCCTATTGACCAAAGCCAAGAAAATCTTGGAGAAGTATGCGGATTTTCCCAAAAATGAAGATATTGTTCTTCCTGTGTACTCAAATCAAAAGGTGAATCAATACCTAAAGATCATTGCACAAAGGGCAAATATTGATAAGCACCTAACGTTCCATGTGGCCAGACATACCTTTGCAACAACAATCACCCTTATGAACGACGTACCCATAGAGACCGTTTCCAAGCTCTTGGGGCATACCAAGCTTTCTACGACCCAAAAGTATGCAAGGGTGGTGGAAAAGAAAATCAGTAAGGACATGGCCCAATTGAAAAACATATTGGATGAGAGCAGCCATAAAATTCAAGATAACAGTGGGGTTCCCAATTTGAGAATTGTACGGTAG